CCAAACTGTCATCAGCAAGCAAATCTCGTCGTGCATTCTTTTCAGCATCCAAAAGTTTATTTCTTGGATCACCAGTGAAGCCCAAAAATTCCTCCTTTTTATGACCATGAGCCCACCTGGATTGTACATAAAATCCAAGGTAAGCCCAAAGAGTaatcaaaagcaaccaataAACTAATCGATTGCTCCTAAACCATTGAATGCCACCAGCTCCACTTCTTGCTTCTCTTCTTGGAGTTCGGCTTGAATGCAGTCGCCGAAATGTAGGAGAACTCTTTGGAGTAGATCTTCCAGAAAGACTGGACTTAAAGCTCCCTAGCGTTAGTGACGGTGGTACCTTGCTGACACTTTCCTCCATTAGCTGAGGGATATAGCTACTTCTGACAACCTAAATCAACATTCTTCTTATCTTAGTGAATACCAAAAACAAAGAGCAATTAACGATCTGTGTCTGTTCTTCTAGCTCCAGAATGCTTACAATTACCGTATTCTACAGGTTTCTGAACTCCAAACCTACATTAACGAAGAAATAAAGATTTGATGTTCTTTGGGTAACAGATTAATATctaatgcaaaaattaaagaaacagaAGTAGAAAATATATGCAgagacacacacacacacaaagtTGGCATAGGTGAAGAAAAGATACagattaaatttgtaaaaggtCTCTGTCCGTTCCTGTAGCTCCAAAATGCTTACAAGTATATTATACAGGTTTCTAAACTCCAAACCTACATCAATGAACAAAATTCAGGTCTGATGTTCTTCGAACAACAGCTTCAACATCTAAAGCAAgaaaagtaaaagataaaagaatataaattcgTGGAAGTTAccaatgttaaaaataaaaagtatatgaAACGATCAACGGATAAAGAAccaagttaaaaattttcaaaaatatcgtAATGTTCTAAAAAAGGCTGAACTTTACTTGCACTTTCCtagaaatcaatcaaaatttgCACTAAGAACTAAATCAAAGGATAAAAATCAAATACCTCTGTTTGTAACTCAGTATCTAAAACATCAAGGCAATAAATATCAAGAAACTGATCAAGAAGCAATTCACATTCTTCAAAGTTCATGAAACATTAAACCATCCTAAAAGAAAAATCGATTAATCTATTTCCTACCGAACAATGTGTAGAGAGAAACTATTTCCAACTTTCTGTTTGCACTCATTGAGTAACAGTTTCTTAGGACCAATCAGAATATTGCAAATGAAAAGCTAGATTCAATAACTCTTAATAAGCGCAGATCCTTTTTCCCCTCATTCCATTTACTTTCTCAGcaaccaaacatattttaagaaaaaaaagcacAAGAAAAGGTCTTCAATTTCATTACATACCACATTCTCTTTTCTTACATTTTCTCGACAACCAATGCATCTTTGCGTTTCTAACTTAGCAGTCGACAACCAAAGCTAGAATCAAACTTTTAACAGTTACAGGAACTTAAGAGCTGCAAAAGCAGAGCACTGAAACTTGAGATCacatatatttaagaaaaatatctatCTAAAAAGTAAACGTAAAAAAGCAAATAGAGTTTAACTTACACTAAAAGAGTcgaaagaaaatgaagttatCACTACATTTTCTCATATCTGATCTCCATTATTGATTGATCTAACTTCGAAGCTTACACTAAGCAATAAAGTTGCTAAGAACGGGAGAAACAGagttcaaaaatgtaaaaaaattaaataaatattgcatATTGAGAAACATGGGAGGtttaagagagagagagaaccgtctgaaggttttttttttttaaaacggaTCGCACGTGCCATAGAACACGAGCGAAAGGGGATCTTAGAACAAAATATTTGAAGGATGGGAGGGAGGCTGTATAACCAACAGTACGATAAATTTGTAAAGCTCAGTTGTTTTGCGGATGGTTCGATCTCTCTACGAGATGACGTATATATAAATCGGACGGTGGTAAAAGTTATGACGGGCAATTGTTGGAAGAAGCCGTAGAATAGTTGTAGTTTGTGTGAATATTTGCACAATGAGCTGTCGgtggattaaattaataattaaggcCGTTAGGTTTATTTAAGAAGATTTGCAAATGCTTTGATTGATGAAGGCTCACCAAACTCTGGGTCCCACTAGCGTCATTTCtccatttaaaaaagaaaatcataaagaaagagaaagatgaCATAAGTATTATGTAGAaccattttttaattcaatGGATAAAAAGatcaaagaaagcaaaactaGCTGTTCTTCTTTTACTAATTTCTGCCTACCACGCACCAAAACATTCTTAAACTCCAGTTCTTAAGGATTTGATCTCAACAATCTCTTCCACTATCTCCAAATATAACCTCCGTTGTATTAaggtaaaaaagaaataaagaaaaaaggatCTTCCAACTTCAAAATGATTTGCactcataaaattaaaagaatccACCGAACAAGAGCAGAACCAAGCTGTGCAATGGATCAGCCttcaaaatctcaaacattGATCACGTCCTCTCAAAACCAGGCAAGCGTGCTCACCAAAGAGAAATAATAACACCATCTgtgcaaataaaaaagaacgaaataataacaataaaactaAGGTTCATCAAGCAAACAGCAGCTGCACAATCATTCTTGTTCATACTTCTTATGAATAAGCCCGCCTAAAACCTCTCAGAAGCTTCATTAGAAATTCGAGCCACAAGAAAAACCTGCCAGAAATTATAATATAGCAGTTTTAGGAAATTTTACAGTGGAAGTCGGactgagagaaaaagaagattATTTTTCTCTAATATCTATATTCATACCGCACATTTAAACAAAGCGAATGCCACCCGTCAAGCCACACTACCATACTTGAACTGACTGCAGCATGAGCAGGCGCTTGTCATATATAACTGCCAGAACAAAATTGGAAGCAAGAGAAAGAGACTTCAGTTgtagaatgaaagaaaaatgataCCTCCAATTAATGGGAGGGAATAAGTACTGCACATAATGAACAGATCGGAACTCATTTAAGCACAAAcgccagaaaaaaaaaattcaacacaGATGAAATGCCAACAGGGCCATGTTAAATCAATGCCACAGTCTCTGAAATGTTACCAACATTAAAACTGCACAGATGATGCCTAATCCTCCTGTGCCAGTGACAAAAGAAATCTTCAGTCTCTTACTGGAAGGAGGGGGAAGTGCAGACAAGTTAATTACGTAGttacttatttttgtttctatttttatcttttgaacATCAAATAATAAGGCTAATGAGTAATAACTTACTTCTAAAGAACATAAGATTTTAGATCCCAATCAGAATAAGCAAAACATTTAACTAGGGATGAAGCAATGATTTACCTACACTATCCTGGAACAAGTTGCAGCCCAAAGTGGTCCAGGTCAAAAGCTGGGGAACACAAAGGGCCTGAAAGAAAGGCCTGCACCACCAAGTAATTCACGAATAAGAAATTCCAACCATCCACAAAGacaataaaaacttttgaaaaattgtaaccttcatcaatttttatttgGACGGGCTCCATCTTCAATAAGCGAATCACTTGCTAAAGCTCATTTCTGAATATCTGCATGGatattaataacaaaacaatTCGAGAGGCTTAACAGATGcagaatgaagaaaaaaaattccaacCCTCCAGAGAAAAGAAGTTAAGATTTTCAACTTGCCTGCGAGGCTGTTTATTTGGGTTATTTTGTCGTTGCCCAAATTCATCACTAAGCTCTGCACGGGAAAAACTTTATTTAACTACCAAAGTTCAGAAGTCCACCAATAACAGCAAAATCATTGCTTACCAGTTCTCTGGGAAGGCTTCCATTCGTTATTTGGCTTGTTAGAAGTATTTTCTTTACTGCAAAgggtaattaaatattaataaacaatcAGCAAGCAGTGATAATGAGCAACTGTTTAACTAGTAAATAGCATAGAACATAACCAGTAACAGTGTATGTAATCTCATATTTCATGTACTTTTTGCCAccctcctctctctctctcacacacacacacacacctGCAGGTGTAAGGTAAATTGCAGAATATCTATCTTTAAGAGTGCACAAAGAGTGCACAGCTTTGACCATCAAACAATCTACAGATGAAAACATTGCAAAAGAAAGAGAGGCAGCAATGCgctattacaaaaataaattaacaagaaCTTCAAAACTAATAAGTACAGTTTTAAAACATCcttcaataattatattttgttttaaagtaaTCTATGTGAAAAGCAAATAGTTCTATCTTCCATATAAACCAATTATACAATCATCTTCCAAAAGGTCTCACATGTCACAGCAAATATAGTGATTGGGATTCTACAAAAATGAAGACACAGCCATGTTTGTTTGAATAAACAGAAGAATGCATATAGCTAAAACACACAGCTGAGCTTAATCATGTTTTAATGCTGATTAAAGGGTTTCTTGCAAAAACATTCCAACCAGATCTTGACCTTCAAACCTGACAATAAAGAGGCAAAATATTGCATGCTTCCAGTTTCCAAGACAATTGGAAGCTAATATTTCCCTCCCCCGTTTGGGAAGAAGGAAAACAATGGGAACCAATGCTATTAAAAACACACAGGTTGAGTCATGCCACAAACCTTGAGGCTCCAGTTGAAGATATCTGTCCCGATGGACGAGCATGATAAGACCCATCAACTGCAATATAAGGTGGACAATATGTTGCCCCTAGAGCCCCAGCAGCACCTGTCAATACTGGCAGCCTAAACAAGAACATGAAACTCATTAATCCTTTTGGCTTCAACATATAAATTAatcagaataaaataataaggataAGCAATCAATTGAGGCATTTAGCATTGCAATGGTAGCCAAGTAAATGTCCAAGCTCTAAGCAAATCCTAACCCTTTCACTACTGTCAAAATCTATAGCAAATGAGATTAGCCATGAAAGGATTATCTGGAAATGAATGGGGAGGCTTAAAAGATGGCTCATAACCGAGCTTATTTTGCATTATTAAAAGGTGACTTCTctcaaaagaaaatcaatttggCAGTTAAAGAACTAACCAAGATGACCCTCATTTCTCACTGGAAAGCAGACGTagttcttttttcatttttggtgtGTGGGGGGTGTTCTACAGGGAAAAGAATTACTGTACCATGTCATTTCAGAATTTCCCCTTCCAAGTTGCGGCTGGGCAACATATCCAGGGAATGCCATGCCAACAGCAGGAACACCAAGGCTACCAGGGTGCTGACCCCCAAATTGCATAACTGCATGTTGATCATTCAGGGGATAAAAGCATCAAaaaattgagcttagaaaaagTTAAATACCAGGAATGAGGAAAGAATAGAAATATTGAAGagaagatataaaataatagaactGAATATAAGCAACCCAGTAAATAAAAGCTATTCCTTAATAGTATTTCAAAGACAAACAAGCTCCAATCTCTAGCCAACCCTGAGCATATCCCAATTAAAACCAACTCCTTGCCAGGAATCAAAACTCCATCTGATGTCTTATCCATACTCAGATGAAAACTAGATCCATACAAAATTGGACCCAGTATTTTCAATGCATGGTTCCAGGCAAGCTGATTTCCCCTTctacattttactttttctgGTACATGCTGCTATCTAGATAAACTATTAACGAACTAAACACATAAAAAGCTTTACCAGGCAAAAAGGCAGGAAAGTTTTGATCACCATGGTTAACAGCAATACTCCCAGTAGCTCCCATAATCTGAGCTCCACCATATAGAAAAGAGCCCCTTCCAGCTCCTTGAGCACTGCTTTTTCCCTTGCTCACCAATGCACCCTTGGATTTACTTGTTTCTGACGATTCAACCTCTCCAGATTCGTAGGAACTGACTGACATAGCTGTTTTTGGAGGAGAGGAAGCTTGAGACCCAATACCAGGATGCTGGCCCAACTGCTGAGCAGCTGCTTGTACAGAAGAGATAGCCCTGCCATGAACAGGATTTCCCTGAACAGAATTCACCTGTGTTGGTGGAGAAACTCTGTTTACTTGGTTCTGATGTGGAGCAGGATGATAGGCCTTCGGTCCTGGAATATCTACACCTCTACCCTGTACCCTGGACTGAGAGGGTTGACCAGTATTACCCGATGAAGGTCCTGAAGGTAGCATCTGCAGGTTGGATAAAGGCTTCACAGAAGTTGACGTGCTGGAATCATCTATATAAAGCTTTGCCATGCTGAGAGAATCGAGTACATTCTTCCCTTGTAATGAATTGGATTGTGACACAGAAAAATTCTCATCCGTAACAGAAAGGTGAAGCTTCCTGCTTAGGCCTCCAGCTTGCACGTCCTTCTTCTGAGCTAAAGTAATGTCTTTGTTGGAAGACCCTGAAGGATAAAAGGGTGGAGAAGCAGAACTCAAGCTTGATTCAACAATATGTTTCCTAGCAGAAGCTGATGCAGTGTCTGCATTTGTTTGTGGAGCTCTACTTGAATTGGTTTGTGAAGTTCTCTCAAGAGGCTTCCCAGAACTAAAAGATTTAAACTAATTCAAAATCATGCAGGCTTAATCATGGTAGGAAGAGatagaaaattgaacaaaataaatgTGCATATGAATACTCACGATTTGTTTAGTGTTGGAGTTGCCTGACTGCTCTTTCTCATACTAGGTTCATACCTCCTAGGTCCTCTCCCCCTTACAGCCTTAGAAGCATGGGTCTGATTATTACTTTTCCCCAATGCTTTGGTCCTACTTCCCCTAGGATAACCACTATCTGGATCTGTATTTTTACTCCGAGCTCGATATCTACCTCTAGAAGATCTTCCCTgaatgtgaaagaaaaaaaataatctcAATGTGAAAAAGGAAAGGATCAAATGATATTAAGAAAGGAAATGAACACTTTTCCTGCAAGTTGAATATGTACAAAACCCTTACGTCTTCATAATGCTTTTCTTGCAATGTCATCTCCTCAAATTTGTCATGTCCCCATTTCCTATCATCTTTAGATTCCCACAATTTTCTTCCACCATGTGTTCGCCTAAAATGGACATATCAAGTTGATACACGACTTAGAAACATTTGTAAAAGCTTTAACGGAAAAGGCAGAGCAAGGACATGGCAATGCAAGCCTAAGAgtataaagaaaaaaacctaAGTACAATAGTGACTATCGAACCGCAAAAAGATCAAATTAAGACCAGAAATCAAGCAATGGAAACAAAGAAGTAATTGGGTTCAACAGTTGGATTATACTGCTAATCTTCACAAAATATGCACACGCTATAAACAACGTATGTCTTTGCACACATATCAATGAAAAATGTGGATATAAATAAAGATTTGGACCatagttattaaaattgcaTGTAGTTGTAATGGCATTGCCAGTATAAGAAAGAGTATGTTGACAATTGAAAGTTACTTTTTATAAGTTAGTCATGTTATTAGTTAAGATGGCAATTTAGACCCAGAAAAgctaaagaaaaagaatggagACCTATGACGACCGCCAACATTGTCTCGGAATCTATCATCGTGCATATAAAACGCCCCAGCAGTCGGCACAGCAAATGgctcattttccttcttttcttcattttcctcTCCTACATGATTATTATTAATGTCCACTCCGTCATCCACATTCCTACTCTCATCAACCACCAGTGCGTCTTTTACATCTTCTACAGTTTTCTCCACATTCCCTTGCAACTCTCCTTTCCTTGCTTCCTCCATCTCCTCTTCATCAATTtcttcctcctcttcatcataTACTTCTTCTTCTACTACTTCGTCTTCTTCCAAGTCTGATTCTTCTTCTTCGTCATCATCATAATCTGCAGCACCGCCCTGGCCATCGGATTCATCGGACCGAATCCCAGCCTTCCGATCCATCCTCCCCTCAGTGTTATTAACCTCTTCCCTTTCACCTTCCTCATCGTCACTCGCCGCCTCTCTCCTCCGCATCCCCAGCGAACGCTTCACCTCCTCTGGATCACTCTCGTACTCCACCTCTTCTTCCCCCGTCGTAGCCATCACGTTATTGCGGACCGAAACCAACTCGACTAAacttcaaaaaggaaaagagaagatgaagCAAACTTTGTAATGAAGCAAAGACCAAATTCAAAACCGATCGCCTAAAAATCGAAGAGAAATCAATAACCCAAAGAGCCTTGAAATACAAGggaaaaaaatagatttcttatttattttcaaagagTAGGATCTAGGAGGAAGCGTTATTTAGGAAAACCCTAGACTTTTACaggatttttctttcttttttggaggGGGcgtaaaactaaaattgaacgGTGAAAAGAGGGGACTTTCAACTTTGTTTTGTTATgaagctcttttttttttttttggttagaGAGGATTACTTGCGTGGGATAGGGTTATTTTAGGAAATTAAAGTAAAGTAACTCGCAAGTAAGATTGGGATTTGGGAGAGAGAAGAAGACTTTCGGAAACTTTATCCTATTCTATATAAAAGTAAATGTTagtagttttattttctttcttatcaGAAAAGGGGATCGAGTATTCCAACATTAATAAGTTACCAAAATAGAATTGCtgaagtataaaaatattactataataataaatagaatatTAACTAATTCTTAATCTCAACGTCTATGTAGTAAACATTAAATTGCGAAGTGCaaaagcttaaaaaatattgaaataaacgacaatagaaaattttatcaaatgaaAGGTTGAATAACACCTTATTAATTCTATCATATGTTAAAGGTGCACACGAAATGTAGAACAAAATTTCGAGTTAAGGTTATTGCACTTTGTGATAGCAGAGGAATTCAAGTAGTTTTCAAGAAATAATATGGaaacttggaaaagaaaaacagtTTATGGATATAAGAagaaatttgattaaatgaGGAAGTTTTTACTTACCGGAATTAAGGTTGGCGGGGCATGGATTGAGCACAATTATCACTACAACTCCGAATGATAAAAAAGATAGGAACATTGCTAATGGAGGCAAGGGGATTTTCAGGAGGTAATAAAGGGATTGTCCGAGCCCAAGGACTATGAGTTGCCGCTGGCAATGAGGTCGGTGGACCCGAAAGAATGGCGATGGAAAACAGTGGCGAGGCTCTGCTAGCAGCTCGAGGAATTAGTTTTGGTTATTCATCTTTCGTCTCCGCATGTTAGCATTAAAAATTCATCCAATGTAGCTGTCTTCCACTGTACTAGAGGATGTTGCAAACTTCGTGCTGAATTCTTGTAGTCTAACAGCTATAAAttatacacatacacatacacatacacacgcacacatgtatatgtatgtattctCTACATTTAGTTAATGTTAAGAATTATACCATTATTTTCTCTATATAgtagtctttttctttttctgacaCACTCGCAAAACAATAAGAACTACTGGTTCTTATTCCACTAGAAGTAAAATTAGCTACtataaaatacttaatattATTCGGCCACTAAGGCCTTTGAgcctaaattaattctaaattgaAGCGGAGAGGTATTATTGTTTCTTTCCTGTACCAAGCAAGAAAATAAACGTAAGagaattatatatacattttatttcattctctTAATACATTTTCCATTTATTATGGTTGATATTTCTGAGTTAGCTTCCTACTATATATTACAATaatctcaaatatttaattGCCAAAGCCGAAGAATTGGTAACATATATTTCATGAgatgagaaattgaaaatattgaaagttCTGGGTATCCTATgagaaatggaaaatttttacgATATTAACAGCTTAGAGGTTGAGACATTAAAATTCCACATTCATCCCAGGCCAAGGGCACGGGTTTATTAACAGTCAGCTTGGTAGATCATGGAATTGCTTAGTTCCAGGATTGGCACCAAAAAGAAAACCAGAGGAATAAGCATACCCAACTATGATATTTCCTCCAACAAAGGTAAGTACTGCCTGCAAATGGCAAGTTCAGGACAAACCAGATAGATCTAATGGGGATACCTTTTTCAGCATTCTGAAGCTTTAGGAGAATTTTCTGGTGTCTTCGCAACAACAGCCGCATGAAGCTCTCAGACCATGGAAGCATCCTTCAACTTCAATGCAAATGCAGACAGCTCCTCATCCTCTTCTACATATTTAGGTAAACACTTGCATTTAGAATCAATCTGTAATATCCTCTAGCTCCCTCTGTGACAACACTGGCTCTTTCTGTCCCAATTATGAGGACATTCACCTCAACTTTCTCCCTTCCTATCCCCATATATCAATTCACAGCTAAGAATACGACTCTCATTCTCTTTTCCCATCTCAACCGGGACGTCCTGTCGTAGATACAATTGAAGTCCCCAATGTGTTTTAGACGGAACAGCTTCAgttcacttttttatttaaattatcattcTTTTAAGAGAAATTCCAGAAGATGTATcgtatttgaaaatttaatattcaaaacatctGAAACCCGAATGTAGTCACGTTCACTTATCAACTTCTGACATCTTGTATAAAATAGGAAATTTCAGGTTTGATTTGAAACCATTAAAATGACATACAGGACAGCTGTGCTATAAGACCAGCACAGGAGGACGAAGAGCAAGAATAGTAGTGATTGTGATTGAACAACCGTATGCGTTTTATGTAGAAATACGTTTACAGTACAAGTTCCATATGAAGAGACTAAAAACAGAGAATCCCCAAAAAAACCAACCAGAAGAGTCGAGGCCTCAAGAAGGGACCAAAAAATAGTGcctaaaaacaacataaaatgcACTGAATTGGGGAATCGTCAATAAAttctcaaattatttctacaCTCACTATGGcacaagaatttttttttaggaCCAAATGCCTCAGAAAGAATATGCTAAAACTTAAGACAAGCAACTAAAGTCATAATTTGAAAGCTAACCAAATAACTTGTATATGTTCCATCCCAAAATTCAATGTGCTTGAGGGATCCAAATCATCGGGAATGCAAAGACAATCAGCCCTTATATTTCACATCTTTCCAGCTTCTAGTTTGAAATCTGCTGATAAAATAAGAAGTTAATACCGTAATAATGACAAAAGGGGACCccactttgaaaataattacttATGGTCTAATTCTATTCCGGAATAATTAGAAATAAACTGTAACTGGTAAATCTTGACCGATAACTCCTATCCTATTGAAGCACtccatttacttttatttggaaGGGAACAAATACTATAATAGAGATACAAGAAGCTGGAGAGGTTCACCGTAAAGGTGAAGATGTTTATTGCCCTAACCAAAATAAGTCATGGGTCAAATGAATTCTATGTTTCTAATTGGTACGGTTAAAAATGCATTTTcgagtagtagtagtagtagtagtagtagtagtagtaaaGTTTCTCACATTAAGTACATGCTGAATGGAGCTCAAACTGAATGTCTTCATGAAACCTAGTGATCTGGTGTAAGCACTGCCAACATGAAGGAAAATGGTAAAAAGTAAGAATTAAGGGATGACAGAACAAAAGAACTGCCAAAAACACCACATCAAAAagaatataacaaaatttaaggCTCTCATTAATGATCTACAGTTATTCAgaataccaaaataataatactttgaTATTAGAATGCAAAAAATTGATTGGGCAAACACAAAATAGATAAGAATAGTTACAGGGAAGGATGGATCAGAGCCACTAGATGAGCCTCATATTAGTCGATATCAATAGGTATCATATTAACTTGATCTTGCCCAGTTTGGCGCACAAAGTTgtcaatacaaaaaataaaggaGATACTTGCAACCAGCAGAGAACATGTATCAAATTCCAAATAATGAGAAAGATGGAAACAATTCAGGAAAACTGTTTAGAAGTCAGTTAGTGGTAGAGTGTTAGTTAGTGCTCCAATAAACGAATCACAAAAAATGAGTCAGAGAAGTCCAAAATAGAAAGAGGGTAGAGATGGCATGTTAGAAACAATTAATCACCAGAGACAAAATTTCGATTTTCACACTGCCCCAACCAATTGCTTTTAGGCTGACGGGGTTCCTTCAGTATTCGTACCCCACTCTTCTTCTGGCTCGTTACCATTAACGAGTACTGCACCATCGTTAGAATCAGCATCTACAACAACAGGCTCCTCTTGGCTACCATCTTCTCCATTCTGCTCCTCTGAATTCAGACCATGCCCATTTGGTTCTCCAGCCTGTGATGCCCACCAAATAAAGGACAGACAATAAAATCAAACCAGACTCCTGAACCACTCAAAGCAGTtcctatttttcaaaatgtcgccaacttaaaagaaaaaacagataCAAATGGATTCTATACCTCATAATCAAGTACACCATTCACAAGAGGCTCCTCATCATCAATTTGCATGTTTCTGAAAGCCTCCAAAAGTGTCATCTTCGATCTATCAGCATGGTTCAAATAATCCGCTGCAAGGGGGTAAACACCCCTAAAAACCAATTGAAAGTAAATAGCATATCTATGTGAGACAAAAACCGGATGTGTCAACCATGAGGCTTTGCAACCAAGACAAAGTGATTAAAAAATTACAGCGCAACCAAAAATGACCAAACAACTGGATTCTGAAATGATTTATCCATAAAAGCGGTAACattattgaacaaaaaggaaTAATGTTTGACAAAATTGCCTAGAAAATagtaacaaataacaataaaagaaaaaggaataattttttatacctTGTTTCTGCCACTTTAGATTCAACAGAAAGAGCAAGTTCCCAATCCTCAAACAAGTTTGGATACTCTCTAGGATCAGCCAAAGATTCAGCAGCTTTTGGATTAACCTGCAGATAAT
This sequence is a window from Gossypium raimondii isolate GPD5lz chromosome 5, ASM2569854v1, whole genome shotgun sequence. Protein-coding genes within it:
- the LOC105768655 gene encoding protein MLN51 homolog isoform X2, which encodes MATTGEEEVEYESDPEEVKRSLGMRRREAASDDEEGEREEVNNTEGRMDRKAGIRSDESDGQGGAADYDDDEEEESDLEEDEVVEEEVYDEEEEEIDEEEMEEARKGELQGNVEKTVEDVKDALVVDESRNVDDGVDINNNHVGEENEEKKENEPFAVPTAGAFYMHDDRFRDNVGGRHRRTHGGRKLWESKDDRKWGHDKFEEMTLQEKHYEDGRSSRGRYRARSKNTDPDSGYPRGSRTKALGKSNNQTHASKAVRGRGPRRYEPSMRKSSQATPTLNKSSGKPLERTSQTNSSRAPQTNADTASASARKHIVESSLSSASPPFYPSGSSNKDITLAQKKDVQAGGLSRKLHLSVTDENFSVSQSNSLQGKNVLDSLSMAKLYIDDSSTSTSVKPLSNLQMLPSGPSSGNTGQPSQSRVQGRGVDIPGPKAYHPAPHQNQVNRVSPPTQVNSVQGNPVHGRAISSVQAAAQQLGQHPGIGSQASSPPKTAMSVSSYESGEVESSETSKSKGALVSKGKSSAQGAGRGSFLYGGAQIMGATGSIAVNHGDQNFPAFLPVMQFGGQHPGSLGVPAVGMAFPGYVAQPQLGRGNSEMTWLPVLTGAAGALGATYCPPYIAVDGSYHARPSGQISSTGASSKENTSNKPNNEWKPSQRTELSDEFGQRQNNPNKQPRRYSEMSFSK